Proteins from a single region of Streptobacillus ratti:
- a CDS encoding cell division protein FtsQ/DivIB — protein sequence MKGYIIKLLLLIAFVYVVFLFIESDFFLVKNVNVKGNIYLVKEDISSKFDKLKGQSLFLLDLSEMRNKIEEDVRIDNIDISRKFPDTININVKERVPIGIISKNHKYYYIDKKMNIFAYYKEIKDDNLPIIEINEEKIDDLKELLLNVLNTKLYHLISEIYSNNEMFVLTLLDGTNVYTNKDINSKKYELAYKVYSEEIKENELEYIDVRFKDIVVK from the coding sequence ATGAAGGGATATATTATTAAATTACTATTATTAATAGCTTTTGTATATGTTGTGTTTTTATTTATTGAAAGCGATTTCTTTTTAGTTAAAAATGTAAATGTTAAAGGTAATATCTATTTAGTTAAAGAAGATATTTCATCTAAATTCGATAAATTAAAAGGACAATCGTTATTTTTACTAGATTTATCAGAAATGAGAAATAAAATAGAAGAAGATGTTAGAATTGATAATATAGATATTTCAAGAAAATTTCCAGATACTATAAATATTAATGTAAAAGAAAGAGTTCCTATAGGAATAATAAGTAAAAATCATAAATATTACTATATAGATAAAAAAATGAATATTTTTGCATATTATAAAGAAATAAAAGATGATAATTTGCCTATAATAGAAATAAATGAAGAAAAAATTGATGATTTAAAAGAATTATTATTAAATGTTTTAAATACAAAATTGTATCATCTAATTTCAGAGATATATAGTAATAATGAAATGTTTGTTTTAACCTTACTTGATGGAACTAATGTATACACAAATAAAGACATTAATAGTAAAAAATATGAATTAGCATATAAAGTGTATTCTGAAGAAATTAAGGAAAATGAATTAGAGTATATAGATGTAAGATTTAAAGATATAGTGGTAAAATAA
- the mnmE gene encoding tRNA uridine-5-carboxymethylaminomethyl(34) synthesis GTPase MnmE — protein MFFDTIAAISTARGESGIGIVRISGDKAFEILNEIFIPYTKNKDLGNYKLNYGYIYDEGKTVDEVLVSRMKGPRSYTTEDIVEINCHGGYYTTKKILEVVLKKGARMAEIGEFTKRAFMNGRIDLSQAEAVIDIIHGKTEKSVSLSLDQLKGSLRDQIKEFKEAFLDITAHVNVVMDYPEEGIDDPLPLELRRKLEEVYRKADILISSYDKGKKIKEGIKTVIVGKPNVGKSTLLNTLLQEERAIVTSVPGTTRDVIEEIINIKGIPLVLVDTAGIRETDDIVENIGVKKSLEFIEMADLVLLVLDSSKEIEEEDIRVIEKILELKKQYIVLLNKIDLERKLDISKYGLNNIVEISAQNNINMDKMENEIYEFITDNEIDDSSEKLILTNIRHKTALEKTKESIKNIFETIDMGMPLDLISVDLKEGLDSLSEITGEITSEDVLDHIFAKFCVGK, from the coding sequence ATGTTTTTTGATACAATAGCAGCTATATCAACTGCAAGAGGTGAATCAGGGATAGGAATAGTTAGAATTTCTGGAGATAAAGCATTTGAAATATTAAATGAAATATTCATACCCTATACTAAAAATAAGGATTTAGGAAACTATAAATTGAATTATGGATATATATATGATGAGGGTAAGACTGTAGATGAGGTATTGGTAAGCAGAATGAAAGGGCCTCGTTCATATACTACAGAAGATATTGTTGAAATTAATTGTCATGGTGGATACTATACTACTAAAAAGATACTTGAAGTAGTCCTAAAAAAAGGTGCTAGAATGGCAGAAATAGGGGAATTTACAAAAAGAGCTTTTATGAATGGTAGAATAGATTTATCTCAAGCAGAGGCAGTAATAGATATTATACATGGTAAAACTGAGAAATCTGTTTCTTTATCTTTAGATCAATTAAAAGGTAGTTTGAGAGATCAAATTAAAGAATTTAAGGAAGCATTTTTAGATATTACAGCACATGTAAATGTTGTTATGGATTATCCAGAAGAGGGAATAGATGATCCATTACCATTAGAATTAAGAAGAAAACTTGAAGAAGTTTATAGAAAAGCTGATATTTTAATTTCCTCATATGATAAAGGTAAAAAGATAAAAGAGGGAATTAAAACAGTAATAGTAGGTAAGCCTAATGTAGGTAAATCAACTCTATTAAATACTTTACTTCAAGAAGAAAGAGCAATAGTTACATCTGTTCCTGGGACAACAAGAGACGTTATAGAAGAAATAATAAATATCAAGGGAATACCTTTAGTTTTAGTTGATACAGCAGGTATTAGAGAAACTGATGATATAGTTGAGAATATAGGAGTTAAAAAAAGTTTAGAATTTATAGAAATGGCTGATTTAGTATTATTAGTTTTAGATAGTTCTAAGGAAATTGAAGAAGAAGATATTAGGGTAATAGAAAAAATATTAGAACTAAAAAAACAATACATAGTATTATTAAATAAAATAGATTTAGAAAGAAAATTAGATATATCTAAATATGGTTTAAATAATATAGTTGAAATTTCAGCACAAAATAATATAAATATGGATAAAATGGAAAATGAAATTTATGAATTTATTACAGACAATGAAATAGATGATAGTTCAGAAAAATTAATTTTAACAAATATTAGACACAAAACAGCTTTAGAAAAAACTAAAGAATCTATAAAAAATATATTTGAAACTATAGATATGGGTATGCCTTTAGATTTAATATCAGTAGATTTAAAAGAGGGGCTTGATTCATTATCAGAGATTACAGGAGAAATTACATCTGAAGATGTATTAGATCATATTTTTGCTAAATTTTGTGTTGGTAAATAA
- a CDS encoding protein jag, which translates to MTGKIFRSKSEAELREKIKELISLADDETIVIKELKKPFKFLFFSTNGKYLVNIVKKGMEKEKTTNKPVKKEQVKKPNVRKEKPVKKQVVKTVVEKDKKVDKLNIVIKEFLATANLNISIKDITVEDNIYKVELIGDEIRYIIGEKGISLVSLEYLLMSLEEFKNVKIFIDSNNYKEKRENILRELAQKTAKNVIKTQRKVKLNPMPSRERKIIHEEISKIAGLETISVGVEPKRCLIVKLKNKK; encoded by the coding sequence ATGACAGGGAAAATATTTCGTTCAAAAAGCGAAGCAGAGTTAAGAGAGAAAATTAAAGAATTGATTTCTTTAGCAGATGATGAAACTATAGTTATTAAAGAATTAAAAAAACCTTTTAAATTCTTATTTTTCAGCACAAATGGGAAATATTTAGTTAATATAGTTAAAAAAGGTATGGAGAAAGAAAAAACAACTAATAAACCTGTGAAAAAAGAACAGGTGAAAAAACCAAATGTAAGAAAAGAAAAACCTGTTAAAAAACAAGTTGTAAAAACAGTTGTTGAAAAAGATAAAAAAGTTGATAAACTTAATATAGTAATAAAAGAATTTTTAGCTACAGCTAATTTAAATATTAGTATTAAGGATATTACTGTTGAGGATAATATATATAAAGTGGAATTAATTGGTGATGAAATTAGATATATTATAGGGGAAAAAGGAATATCTTTAGTTTCTTTAGAGTACTTATTAATGTCATTAGAAGAATTTAAAAATGTAAAAATATTTATTGATTCTAATAATTATAAAGAAAAAAGAGAAAATATTTTAAGAGAATTAGCACAAAAAACGGCTAAGAATGTTATAAAAACACAAAGAAAAGTTAAGTTAAATCCTATGCCATCAAGAGAAAGAAAAATTATACATGAAGAAATAAGTAAGATAGCAGGATTAGAAACTATTAGTGTTGGTGTGGAACCAAAAAGATGTTTAATAGTTAAATTGAAAAATAAGAAATAG
- a CDS encoding YidC/Oxa1 family membrane protein insertase encodes MLGFVLAPKWLVDIAVKLLNLIYGFVGNYGIAIIVTTFLVRLLLLPLTLKQEKSMKRMREIQPKLEAIKEKYKDDKQMQSQKTMEVYKEEKVNPAGGCLPVLIQLPVFVALYQAFTNNALPSNASFLWFNLSKPDALFTLGSFSINLLPLLTGVFTFLQQKLMQSKMGTNSNDPTASSMQTMMYSMPILMLLLFYNMPSGLNLYYFVNTLLSVLQQVYVMNRRDM; translated from the coding sequence ATGTTAGGATTTGTTTTAGCACCAAAATGGCTAGTAGATATAGCAGTTAAGTTATTAAATTTAATTTATGGATTTGTTGGTAACTATGGTATAGCAATTATTGTTACAACATTTTTAGTTAGGTTATTATTATTACCTTTAACTTTAAAACAAGAAAAATCAATGAAAAGAATGAGAGAAATTCAGCCGAAGTTAGAGGCTATAAAAGAGAAGTATAAAGATGATAAACAAATGCAAAGTCAAAAAACTATGGAAGTTTATAAAGAGGAAAAAGTAAATCCAGCAGGAGGATGTTTACCTGTACTTATACAATTACCAGTATTTGTAGCTCTTTATCAAGCATTTACTAATAATGCCTTACCATCAAATGCAAGTTTTTTATGGTTTAATTTAAGTAAGCCAGACGCATTATTTACTTTAGGAAGCTTTTCAATTAATTTATTACCATTATTAACAGGAGTATTTACATTCCTTCAACAAAAGTTAATGCAATCTAAAATGGGAACAAATAGTAATGATCCAACGGCAAGTAGTATGCAAACTATGATGTATTCAATGCCTATATTAATGTTATTACTTTTCTATAATATGCCATCAGGACTTAATCTTTATTACTTTGTAAATACTTTATTATCAGTATTACAACAGGTTTATGTTATGAATAGGAGAGATATGTAA
- the yidD gene encoding membrane protein insertion efficiency factor YidD — MKKILISMINFYQKYISRHTPRVCRFYPTCSEYSKQAIIKYGVLKGLFLAIKRILKCHPFHPGGNDALK, encoded by the coding sequence ATGAAAAAAATATTAATTAGCATGATTAACTTTTACCAAAAATATATTTCAAGACACACTCCAAGAGTATGCAGATTTTATCCAACTTGTTCAGAGTATTCTAAACAAGCTATAATTAAATATGGAGTATTAAAAGGTTTATTTTTAGCTATAAAAAGAATACTTAAATGCCATCCTTTTCACCCAGGGGGAAATGACGCTTTAAAATAG
- the rnpA gene encoding ribonuclease P protein component, with product MEKLRKNKEFNRVYNKGKKLSGKYVLIFECNAKKQKLGFVASKKTGNSVYRSRAKRLLREATRLNIDLFRLDKEYVLVAKSIFKDKMKEIKYQDIEQDLKNIFKRKNKYEKNIN from the coding sequence ATGGAAAAGTTGAGAAAAAACAAAGAATTTAATAGGGTATATAATAAAGGTAAAAAGTTATCTGGGAAGTATGTCCTAATTTTTGAATGTAATGCAAAAAAACAAAAATTAGGTTTTGTTGCGAGTAAAAAAACAGGAAATTCAGTATATAGATCAAGAGCTAAAAGATTATTAAGAGAAGCAACTAGATTAAATATAGATTTATTTAGATTAGATAAAGAATATGTACTTGTAGCAAAGAGTATTTTTAAAGATAAGATGAAAGAAATAAAATACCAAGATATAGAACAAGATTTAAAAAATATATTTAAAAGAAAGAACAAATATGAAAAAAATATTAATTAG
- the rpmH gene encoding 50S ribosomal protein L34: MKRTYQPNKRKRKMDHGFRLRMKTKSGRNVLKRRRAKGRAKLSA, translated from the coding sequence ATGAAAAGAACATATCAACCAAATAAAAGAAAAAGAAAAATGGATCACGGATTTAGATTAAGAATGAAAACTAAGAGTGGAAGAAACGTTCTTAAGAGAAGAAGAGCAAAAGGAAGAGCTAAATTATCAGCATAA
- a CDS encoding YhcH/YjgK/YiaL family protein, with translation MIYGEIKDIKRYKGLSKNLDKAIDFIFDGKYIKSDFGGNIIEGDKIYFNRPEKPMTKAKDDLVEYHKRYIDIHVVIEGEEIIGYASFDDCVETKEFDEENDYAFMKGNMKTEFYLDNKKFLIIFPNEPHMGLLKVDEEKEIKKVIFKVEL, from the coding sequence ATGATTTATGGAGAGATTAAAGATATAAAAAGGTATAAAGGTTTATCTAAAAACTTAGACAAAGCAATAGATTTCATATTTGATGGTAAATATATAAAGTCAGATTTTGGTGGAAATATAATAGAGGGGGATAAAATTTATTTTAATAGACCTGAAAAACCTATGACTAAAGCTAAAGATGATTTAGTTGAATATCATAAAAGATACATAGATATTCATGTTGTTATTGAGGGAGAAGAAATTATAGGGTATGCAAGTTTTGATGATTGTGTAGAAACAAAAGAATTTGATGAAGAAAATGATTATGCTTTTATGAAAGGAAATATGAAAACAGAGTTTTATTTAGATAATAAAAAGTTTTTAATTATATTCCCAAATGAGCCTCATATGGGATTATTAAAAGTTGATGAAGAAAAAGAAATTAAAAAAGTTATTTTTAAAGTAGAATTATAA
- a CDS encoding tRNA dihydrouridine synthase: MGVKIYTAPMAGVTDYTFRKIIEDFKPDITFTEMVSVNQLSYTEVPKILKLRENNVVQIFGKDIDLMKKAAKYIESMGVKEINLNCGCPMKKIVNSGHGSALIKDPKKIEEILLSLREVLNPETNLSLKIRVGYDKPENYLEIAKIAEKLKCSHITIHGRTREQKYTGEADWKYIKEVKDNVNIKVIGNGDIFDAKDALEKIKYSNVDGIMLARGILGNPWLISQIKELIEFGEIKTVVRDIDRINMAIRHVKEYAIDNEYIFFPDIRKYIIWYIENIQGIDTFKDLINQSFEYDEIIELLEKMKYFLNKM, encoded by the coding sequence ATGGGAGTGAAGATATATACAGCTCCTATGGCAGGAGTTACAGACTATACTTTTAGAAAAATAATAGAAGATTTTAAACCAGATATTACTTTTACAGAAATGGTAAGTGTAAATCAATTATCATATACAGAAGTACCTAAAATATTAAAGCTTAGGGAAAATAATGTGGTACAAATTTTTGGAAAAGATATAGATTTAATGAAGAAAGCTGCTAAGTATATAGAAAGTATGGGAGTAAAAGAAATTAATTTAAATTGTGGCTGTCCTATGAAGAAAATAGTTAATTCAGGGCATGGCTCAGCATTAATTAAAGATCCTAAAAAAATAGAAGAAATATTACTATCATTAAGAGAAGTTCTTAACCCTGAAACTAATCTTTCTTTAAAAATCAGAGTAGGATATGACAAACCAGAAAACTATTTAGAAATAGCGAAAATTGCAGAAAAACTTAAATGTTCTCATATTACTATACATGGTAGAACTAGAGAACAAAAATATACTGGAGAAGCAGATTGGAAATATATTAAAGAAGTTAAAGATAATGTAAATATTAAAGTTATAGGTAATGGAGATATATTTGATGCAAAAGATGCTTTAGAAAAGATAAAATATTCTAATGTAGATGGTATAATGCTTGCAAGAGGGATACTTGGAAATCCATGGTTAATTTCACAAATTAAAGAATTAATTGAATTTGGAGAAATAAAGACAGTTGTTAGGGATATTGATAGAATTAATATGGCAATTAGACATGTAAAAGAATATGCTATAGACAATGAATATATATTTTTCCCTGACATTAGAAAGTATATAATTTGGTATATTGAAAATATTCAGGGTATAGATACTTTTAAAGATTTAATTAATCAAAGTTTTGAATATGATGAAATTATAGAATTACTTGAAAAAATGAAATATTTTTTAAATAAAATGTAA
- the murB gene encoding UDP-N-acetylmuramate dehydrogenase: protein MKILKDVSIKEYSNMKVGGTAKELIFIHDKNELQEIYDSRDKIYLIGNGTNTLIADGYLDISFVTLNEMNNIVIEEKNDDYVLVRAYSGVDFNNFIKFMSENNLSGIENMSGIPGSFGGITNMNAGAYGTEIFDVIEEVEVFDKKVGIKTLKKENMDFRYRGTEIKDNKWVVISTLLKLTYGFNKEASEDKYNQRKTKHPLDYPNLGSTFKNPAGNFAAQLISDCGLKEFRVGDAQVSPVHPNFITNLGNAKFSDIQEVIKHVKKVVNDKTGIMLETEIITVE, encoded by the coding sequence ATGAAAATATTAAAAGATGTAAGTATAAAAGAATACTCTAATATGAAAGTTGGAGGAACTGCAAAAGAATTAATATTTATACATGATAAAAATGAGTTACAAGAAATATATGATAGTAGGGATAAAATATATTTAATAGGAAATGGGACTAACACTTTAATAGCTGATGGATATTTAGATATATCTTTTGTTACATTAAATGAAATGAATAATATAGTAATAGAAGAAAAAAATGATGATTATGTATTAGTAAGAGCGTATTCAGGAGTAGATTTTAATAATTTTATTAAATTCATGAGTGAAAATAATTTATCAGGAATAGAAAATATGTCAGGTATACCTGGAAGTTTTGGTGGTATAACTAATATGAATGCAGGAGCTTATGGGACTGAAATATTTGATGTAATAGAAGAAGTGGAAGTATTTGATAAAAAAGTTGGAATTAAAACACTTAAAAAAGAAAATATGGATTTTAGATATAGAGGGACTGAAATTAAAGATAATAAATGGGTAGTAATATCTACCTTGTTAAAATTAACTTATGGATTTAATAAAGAGGCTAGTGAAGATAAATACAATCAAAGAAAAACTAAGCACCCATTAGATTATCCAAATTTAGGTTCTACTTTTAAAAATCCAGCTGGAAATTTTGCAGCACAATTAATATCAGATTGTGGATTAAAAGAATTTAGAGTTGGAGATGCTCAAGTTTCACCAGTTCACCCTAATTTTATTACTAATTTAGGAAATGCTAAATTTAGTGATATACAAGAAGTAATCAAACATGTAAAAAAAGTTGTAAATGATAAAACTGGAATAATGCTTGAAACAGAGATAATAACAGTGGAGTAA
- the murC gene encoding UDP-N-acetylmuramate--L-alanine ligase — translation MKKAFFSGINGIGMSGLALILKELGYKVSGSDIVYKDITKKLEDNEISVYIGQKRENVEDKEIDLYVYSTAIKKDNPEYTYMVEKNIKMVRRGELLAEIMDKLPLGIAVAGTHGKTTTSSLTTVAFLDKDPYVAVGGIIPEIASNSKVGSSEYFIAEADESDNSFLYMNPYYSIITNIEADHLEFHGSLENIKKSFGQFIEQTKYKVLACFDCDEIRTYSNDKLVFYSVDEKNSDKVSIYTKNIHTLNSITYFDVVKDGIELGTFKLSVPGIHNVSNALAVIYIAHEEKLDMDKVKERIENFRGANRRYQVIYDEDFRIIDDYAHHPTEIKATINAAKMNEKKEIIVIFEPHRYSRTKFFLEEFAESLALADKVLLLPIYSASEENIYDVSSEDLSKLIGKHSKVYEKEELTKLLLEEDKKGKVYIFMGAGSVSSYGHKFVEMVK, via the coding sequence ATGAAAAAAGCTTTTTTTAGTGGCATTAATGGTATAGGTATGAGTGGACTAGCTTTAATACTTAAAGAATTAGGGTATAAGGTATCTGGCTCAGATATAGTGTATAAGGATATAACTAAGAAATTGGAAGATAATGAAATTAGTGTATATATAGGTCAAAAAAGAGAAAATGTTGAAGATAAAGAAATAGATCTTTATGTGTACTCTACGGCTATAAAAAAGGACAATCCTGAATATACGTATATGGTAGAAAAAAATATTAAAATGGTTAGACGTGGAGAGTTACTTGCAGAAATCATGGATAAATTACCTTTAGGTATAGCAGTTGCTGGAACTCATGGTAAAACTACTACCTCATCTCTTACTACTGTAGCTTTTTTAGATAAAGATCCATATGTAGCTGTTGGTGGAATAATTCCAGAAATAGCATCTAATTCTAAGGTAGGGAGTTCAGAATATTTTATAGCTGAGGCAGATGAAAGTGATAATTCTTTCCTGTATATGAATCCATACTATTCTATAATAACTAATATAGAGGCAGATCATTTAGAATTTCATGGTAGCTTAGAAAACATTAAAAAATCTTTTGGACAATTTATTGAGCAAACTAAGTATAAAGTACTTGCTTGTTTTGATTGTGATGAAATAAGAACATATAGTAATGATAAATTAGTATTTTATTCAGTTGATGAAAAAAATAGTGATAAGGTAAGTATATATACTAAAAATATTCATACTTTAAATTCTATTACATACTTTGATGTAGTAAAAGATGGAATAGAGTTAGGAACATTTAAATTGTCAGTACCTGGTATACATAATGTATCTAATGCACTAGCAGTAATATATATAGCTCACGAAGAAAAACTTGACATGGATAAGGTTAAAGAAAGAATAGAAAATTTTAGGGGAGCAAATAGAAGATATCAAGTAATATATGATGAAGATTTTAGAATAATAGATGATTATGCTCATCACCCTACAGAAATTAAGGCTACTATTAATGCTGCTAAAATGAATGAAAAAAAAGAAATAATAGTAATTTTTGAACCACACAGATATTCAAGAACTAAATTTTTTCTTGAAGAATTTGCAGAAAGTTTAGCTTTAGCTGATAAAGTATTGTTATTACCCATATATTCAGCTAGTGAAGAAAATATATACGATGTAAGTTCTGAAGATTTATCTAAATTGATAGGTAAACATTCTAAAGTATATGAGAAAGAAGAATTGACTAAGCTATTATTAGAAGAAGATAAAAAAGGAAAGGTCTACATATTTATGGGTGCAGGAAGTGTATCAAGTTATGGGCATAAATTTGTAGAAATGGTAAAATAA
- a CDS encoding helix-turn-helix domain-containing protein, with protein sequence MSVNYKKLWKLLIDKNMNKHDLHVISGISTSTISKMSNEKYVSLEVLERICNVLDCEIGDILEFGRKNKL encoded by the coding sequence TTGTCTGTGAATTATAAGAAATTATGGAAATTGCTTATAGATAAAAATATGAATAAACATGATTTACATGTTATTAGTGGAATTTCTACAAGCACTATATCAAAAATGAGTAATGAAAAATATGTTTCTTTAGAAGTCCTTGAAAGAATTTGTAATGTATTAGACTGTGAAATTGGAGATATATTAGAGTTTGGAAGGAAAAATAAATTATGA